A genome region from Vulpes lagopus strain Blue_001 chromosome 7, ASM1834538v1, whole genome shotgun sequence includes the following:
- the CCL25 gene encoding C-C motif chemokine 25 has protein sequence MNLWLLVCLVASLMGAWSTVHTQGVSEDCCLAYHHRARPRLLMRAQGYQRQEVSGSCNLPAVIFFFPKNKMLCVNPRVNWLPDVFKILDNRNNTHSKQHLGSRRNFQDSHLGGRRSNTGMSRLAHSKSKSSRSTRSNKKKTSFLNMANPGP, from the exons ATGAACTTGTGGCTCCTGGTTTGCCTGGTGGCCAGCCTCATGGGTGCCTGGTCTACTGTCCACACTCAAG GTGTCTCCGAGGACTGCTGCTTAGCCTACCACCACCGTGCTAGGCCCCGCCTGCTCATGCGTGCCCAGGGCTACCAGCGCCAGGAAGTGAGCGGGAGCTGCAACCTGCCTGCTGTGAT atTCTTCTTCCCGAAAAACAAGATGCTGTGTGTGAACCCAAGAGTCAACTGGTTGCCAGATGTGTTTAAGATTCTGGATAATCGGAACAACACCCACTCAAAGCAGCACCTAGGCTCCCGGAGAAACTTCCAAG ACTCCCATCTGGGAGGTAGGAGGTCGAACACTGGAATGTCCAGGCTAGCACACTCCAAGTCCAAGTCCAGCAGGTCCACCAGAAGCAACAAGAAGAAAACTTCCTTCCTGAACATGGCTAATCCAG GACCGTGA